TTGCGGGAATAGAAGTACGAAAAGAAGGTAAGCTGCTTTATATTGCTATTGCTAAAGAATTTTCAGGGATAGGAGAGGTCAATACCGTCATTACGGAATATAACTGTGGGGGCGGGGAACTCTCAGAAAGAGCACCGGAATTTAAAAATGTATTTGTAGTCTATCCTATGAGTAATATTCCTGTTGAGTTAAAAGAAAATGAGTTTGTGGGAGTCAGAATAGAAGAGCTGAATTTTCTGATCAGACCGGAGTATCAGATCCTCATCTCTAAAATGCTTGTTCTGCATCCTGTCACCTTTAAGACGAATGAAGAATATGAACTTCATAAAATTCTCAGGGCCATTGACAATAATATATTGCTGTCAAAATTAACCAAAAGAGAGGTTTGTCGTCAATCTGAATATTTCATTTCCGAACAGCATATTACAAAGGCATTTGAGAGATACCCCCAAATTATTGAAAACACAAGGAACATTCTTGAACAGTGTGATTTTGAATTTGATTTTAAAAAAGTTAAGAACAAACAATTCTATACAAAATCTAAAGAATCTGATGTACAACTTCTCCGCAGGCTGGCATATTTAGGTTTGGAAAAAAGATATGGACTCGGTCATGAAGTGGCTCAAACAAGAGTTGAGAAAGAGCTGGGAGTTATTGATGAACTCAATTTCTGTTCTTACTTTCTGATTACCTGGGATATTATCCGTTACAGCAATAAGATGGGGTTTATGCATGTAGGGCGGGGTAGCGGAGCCAATTCAATAGTCAGTTACTGCCTGGGAATTACCGATATCTGTCCGCTGGAGCTGGATCTGTATTTTGAACGATTCCTGAACCTGAACCGAAAGACACCACCGGATTTTGACCTCGACTGGAGCTGGCAAAATAGAGATACAATCCTGGAATATATTTTTGATCGATATGGAAAGAACCATGTTGCTTTTTGTGGAACCAATATAGAATTTAAATACAGGTCTATTTTCAGAGAAGTAGGTAAGGTATTCGGTTTACCCAAAGAAGAGTTGGATGATTTGTCGAAAAAACCGATGGAGAGCCATGACCGGAATTTAGTTGTACGACAGGTTCAGAAATACGGTAAATTACTGGAAAAGTTCCCTAATCAAAGAAGTATGCACGCATGCGGAATTTTGATTTCAGAAGAACCTATTACCCATTATACAGCATTAGAAATGCCGCCCAAAGGATTCCCGATTGTTCAGTTTGATATGAATGTGGCAGAAGATATTGGACTTGAAAAATTTGACATCCTTTCACAAAGAGGTCTTGGGACCATTAATGATACTGTAAATCTGGTTAAAAAAACAAGAGGAATCACCATTGATATCCGGGATACGACCTTGTCAAAAGATGAAGAAAAAGCAAATGAATACTTAGCGGTAGGAAAGACAATCGGATGTTTTTATATAGAATCCCCAGCAATGCGTGGGCTTTTAAGAAGATTGAAATGTGACAATTACAGAACCCTCGTTGCAGCTTCTTCCATTATCAGACCGGGAGTAGCACAAAGTGGAATGATGAGGGAATACATTTTCAGGCATAATCATCCCGATCAGTTTGAATATTTTCATTCAGTATTTGAAGAGCATTTGAAGGAGACCTATGGCATTATGGTGTATCAGGAGGATGTGATCAAGATTGCCCAATACTTCGGGGGACTGTCTTTAGCAGATGGAGATATTCTACGAAGAGCCATGAGTGGGAAAGGCCGCTCTATTCAAAAGCTGCAGGAGGTAAGAGCTAATTTCTTTGAATCGTGTAAAATAAAGGGGCATTCTGAGGCATTGACCGCCGAAGCTTACCGGCAAATTGAATCTTTCGCCGGATATTCTTTTTGTAAAGCACATTCAGCTTCCTATGCTGTGGAGAGCTATCAGAGTTTATATCTTAAAGTCTACTATCCATTAGAGTTTATGGTTTCAGTAATTAATAATCAGGGAGGCTTTTACCGTACCGAAGTGTATATCCATGAAGCAAAAATGTCCGGGGGGAATATTCAGACTCCATGTGTCAATACAAGTGAATATCAAACCACACTGAAAGGAACAGATGTTTATTTGGGTTTAATGCTTTTGGATGGGCTGGAAACAAGAATAGCCTATGGAATTGTTCAGGAGCGTGAAAGAAACGGAAAATATAA
This genomic window from Chryseobacterium sp. MEBOG06 contains:
- a CDS encoding DNA polymerase III subunit alpha — protein: MFLNCHSFHSLRYGTLSIGELVKQAHASGLKELVLTDINTVTGIYDFKKECEAIGIKPIAGIEVRKEGKLLYIAIAKEFSGIGEVNTVITEYNCGGGELSERAPEFKNVFVVYPMSNIPVELKENEFVGVRIEELNFLIRPEYQILISKMLVLHPVTFKTNEEYELHKILRAIDNNILLSKLTKREVCRQSEYFISEQHITKAFERYPQIIENTRNILEQCDFEFDFKKVKNKQFYTKSKESDVQLLRRLAYLGLEKRYGLGHEVAQTRVEKELGVIDELNFCSYFLITWDIIRYSNKMGFMHVGRGSGANSIVSYCLGITDICPLELDLYFERFLNLNRKTPPDFDLDWSWQNRDTILEYIFDRYGKNHVAFCGTNIEFKYRSIFREVGKVFGLPKEELDDLSKKPMESHDRNLVVRQVQKYGKLLEKFPNQRSMHACGILISEEPITHYTALEMPPKGFPIVQFDMNVAEDIGLEKFDILSQRGLGTINDTVNLVKKTRGITIDIRDTTLSKDEEKANEYLAVGKTIGCFYIESPAMRGLLRRLKCDNYRTLVAASSIIRPGVAQSGMMREYIFRHNHPDQFEYFHSVFEEHLKETYGIMVYQEDVIKIAQYFGGLSLADGDILRRAMSGKGRSIQKLQEVRANFFESCKIKGHSEALTAEAYRQIESFAGYSFCKAHSASYAVESYQSLYLKVYYPLEFMVSVINNQGGFYRTEVYIHEAKMSGGNIQTPCVNTSEYQTTLKGTDVYLGLMLLDGLETRIAYGIVQERERNGKYKSLEDFIRRIPIGIETMQILIFIGAFRFTGKPKNELLVEARLLLVNFKPENRGLMLIEEPVQEFKLPELKRDRFEDAFDEIELIGFPVSYSPFDLLQTRYRGSVLVKDLLKFHKRQVKMLAYLISRKHVPTKKGTMYFGTWIDVNGDYFDTAHFPDSLKQYDFQGGGCYLLLGTVEVDFHFPTITIHKMAKMPMIPDPRYAYDKEKQYDIHRQIKEDVSMTSRKPYPQAHEIGLPRHKMK